A window of Littorina saxatilis isolate snail1 linkage group LG7, US_GU_Lsax_2.0, whole genome shotgun sequence contains these coding sequences:
- the LOC138971020 gene encoding uncharacterized protein isoform X2, protein MRYRLSLFCPVLFLFILSIATETCFNPRPANASYQADSLVSFESPTDVSCCFEGDLCHYSQGCVDSGMSNWSTNNGYASVSQSDVAKGASVYSVLESPWVKLSEPTCVEFTYSRGTPYQLHVFLVFRNVEQPCLMENSTDVADNVTHTARLNIEPMTIKIQFRVKGGGAGPNVSPPKLYPVKVLEGGCSQKVTSFDGDIDNNAAAIAGVVTVAVVVVFIFIIIIIVVIFRRRKRKQREGSGSGEIRPPARTQTLGLNSESGTQTLRLCVMPVTQRTDNSSTAHAQGMSGRRDPSRSSDASNYYLTPLNVYDGLTNRNLEEHAYADTCMTNQNNTYEVLSQDRGDNRPYDSLAARITAELTEQGASACSEYYNTVSPLGWGSSSSKQAPATSNGSDYQNI, encoded by the exons ATGAGGTACCGGTTAAGCTTGTTCTGTCCAGTGCTGTTCCTGTTTATTCTTAGCATAGCGACCGAGACTTGTTTCAACCCACG GCCGGCAAATGCATCTTATCAAGCAGACTCTCTTG TCTCATTTGAATCCCCAACCGATGTAAGCTGCTGCTTTGAAGGAGACCTTTGCCACTACAGTCAAGGTTGCGTTGACAGCGGTATGAGCAACTGGAGCACAAACAATG GCTATGCCAGTGTCAGTCAGAGCGATGTAGCTAAGGGAGCCAGCGTGTATTCCGTTCTGGAGTCTCCATGGGTCAAATTGTCTGAGCCAACCTGTGTAGAGTTTACATACTCCAGAGGCACGCCGTATCAGCTCCACGTGTTCCTTGTATTCAGAAACGTTGAACAGCCTTGCTTGATGGAAAACTCTACAGACGTCGCTGACAATGTGACTCATACTGCACGATTGAACATCGAACCGATGACAATAAAG ATTCAGTTCCGAGTAAAGGGTGGAGGTGCTGGACCAAACGTGTCACCTCCCAAACTTTACCCCGTCAAAGTTCTTGAAGGCGGCTGTTCACAGAAGG TAACGTCATTTGATGGCGACATTGATAACAACGCTGCTGCCATTGCTGGAGTTGTTACTGTTGCTGTCGTCGTTgtgttcatcttcatcatcatcattatcgtcgtcATTTTCCGCAGGAGAAAACGCAAGCAAAG GGAAGGGTCTGGCTCTGGTGAAATTCGACCACCTGCCAGAACTCAGACTCTGGGATTGAACTCAGAGTCTGGGACTCAGACTCTCAGACTCTGTGTGATGCCGGTCACACAACGCACAGACAACAGTTCCACAGCACATGCGCAGGGGATGTCTG GCCGCAGAGATCCCTCGAGATCTTCAGACGCTTCCAACTACTATCTCACACCCCTCAACGTGTATGATGGTTTGACCAATCGAAACCTCGAAGAACACGCGTATGCTGATACATGTATGACCAATCAGAACAACACTTACGAAGTCTTGTCGCAGGACAGGGGAGATAACAGACCTTACGATTCGCTAGCTGCCCGAATTACTGCGGAACTGACAGAGCAGGGAGCAAGCGCGTGTTCCGAATACTACAACACAGTGAGTCCGCTAGGGTGGGgttcttcatcttcaaagcAAGCTCCTGCTACTTCAAATGGTTCAGATTATCAGAATATTTAG